The following DNA comes from Seriola aureovittata isolate HTS-2021-v1 ecotype China chromosome 15, ASM2101889v1, whole genome shotgun sequence.
tctgtgtcttcagaGACTTTGTGGAGCAGCACTATGTCGCTCTGAAGAAGTCCAACCCAGACTTCCCGATCCTGATCAGAGAGTGTTCTGGAGTCCAGGCCCGAGTCTGGGCCAGATATGGTGAGTCTGATCGCACGGCATCATGGGAGTCAGCCTGATGAagttgatgaagatgatgatgaagatgtttctgTCTTGTCTTCAGATTTCGGTAAAGAGAGCAGCGTATCAGTGGACAACATGTCAGCTGATCAGGTGGCCAAAGCTCTGCAGACACTGGTTCAGTCCAAACCTTAACTCCACCCCTGTCGCCCCTGCTGGAAGTGGTTCAGTCCTGGATGGACTCACCTGTTTCCTTTAGTTTGTCTGtaaatgtgttgatgtgaataaacatgaatattattaatgtcactgtttccttcattcattaactttttttttaaacatgaaaatttATCAGACTGTTATGTTTTAATCAGGGTTCACAAGGTTTGACTGGTGCTCTCCTgagtttatttgtatttaaggAGGTTTTCATAGGTTTAAGTGGTTTCTTGGGGTTTTAAGGGCAATCCACTGAGTTTTACTGTGGAGATTAAGGAATGTTATGGTTGTAATGAGCGATCACATGGTTTCATAATGTTTCTTACTGGGAATGCTGCTGGATTAAATTAGTTTATAAGCAGCTCTCAAGGATTTAAGGAGGTTTTATTGGGTTATTAGGAAGGTTTCACAGGTTTAAAGGGTTTCTTTCTGGGATTGAAGCAGCTTTCATGGTGTGTGGATGATTCTGAAGCAGCTGTAGGTAAAAACTAAACGAACTGACTATGTTTCTGTGTCTACCCTTATATTAAATCTAACCGAATAAGCCTTCTCTCTGATTTACTGCACAGACACTCACATGTTGGAGCCTTTAGCTGCTGCTGTCCACAGAGGACGGAGCTTCAGTTAGTCTGCGGGgctttatatatattaatatatataataaagtatatatctatctatcgatcGATCCTTAGTTTAATGTGACTGGGTCTAATCCTGAAGCAGCAGAACCACCGGCTGGTCCCTGAGGTCCTGGACGCAGTGCCCGTGTTGACCTGCAGGGGGCGGCGCTCACACTTCTGCACCGTGAGGTCTACGGTGCAGTGAACGCAGGCTCCTGCGGGCGGCGCTGTCTGTCAGTTCTTCCTGAAGAGGAAGTGACGTCAGAGCCGCTGCTCGCTGAAGCTAACAGACCGtcggtttgtttgtttgtggtggaACAGACTCGTTTTCACCGGGAAGGAGAGAAGCGACGCTCCGCTGAGATGCCTGAAAGTAAGCTAGTCCTGAAACATGTTAATTTAACTTTAGTTAAACAggattattaattaattaattattaaaacagaAGAGTCGGTGGTGTTAAAACCAAACCGTCACATCGCTCTACACAGCGACGAGttccagttagcttagcttagcttagctctTCGGAAACACCACACCAGACTCCGTTCACTCTCTGCCGGTTTAAAGCTGCGTCACTCAGACTGATGTGACCTGATGGACAGAGATGAAACTCCGCAGAGAGCACGCTCTTTAATCCGGTTTGACTCCAGAGTCACAGCCAacaactgtttgtgtttataacCGAGTTCAAACAGCTGAACAGTCACTGAGCAGCAGATGAGCTTCAGGAAGGTTATTGAGCAGTTTATGACTAAACAAGGAAACTTTCTCCATTCTATAAGGCATCGATCAATGTGGTTTATCAGATTATCACTAATCAAGGAGACCGATAACTGATATGCCAACACAGAACTACTGCTGTATAAGGACACTTACCGTGGCgtccaggtgtttctgttattttgtccagcCCATTTCTATCCGTGAAAGTatgtaaataacagaaacagctgtatCATGTAACACAGCTCCACACATCAGTCCTCCACAATGATCATCATCTGAATCAAACTGAAGATtaaaaccttcatgaaggaggactGTATCAGACTACATCAGTTtaatgttcctaataaactgatcaCTGAGTGTTTATTATCAGGTGTAAacacaggctgcaaagagccTGCCTGGAATTAACTGGTTGATTTCGGT
Coding sequences within:
- the ndufa2 gene encoding NADH dehydrogenase [ubiquinone] 1 alpha subcomplex subunit 2, whose product is MAAAAVRNLGSTLAKNLREIRVHLCQTSAASKGARDFVEQHYVALKKSNPDFPILIRECSGVQARVWARYDFGKESSVSVDNMSADQVAKALQTLVQSKP